In Fimbriimonadales bacterium, a genomic segment contains:
- a CDS encoding stalk domain-containing protein: MKAKTFLILSSLCFVSSLFSQTIRVEINGNQVHLDVAPKMVQSRVLVPLRGIFEHLGAAVEWQPSARMIYARKGARTIEMRIGSSTAKVNGSEIMLDVPARIYASTTFIPLRFVSEALGAEVRWDDYRRIVEITTAGPIEEDVSERIEGTGTIAYINHNASGVISAGNTITVTMEGTPGGRAYFRIPGVVNEVPMKEISPGKYEGTWTVSRDKEFAISGASVIGILRIGNREVLMQAEEKITLDTTAPKILAVTPVANSRVDARNLSITAVFDDATGSGIEPESVKVLFDGTDVTSKATISSNLVYFKPTAVAAGRHNVTITVRDRARNPLMHSWSFEVSDVAKAIKSFTHEAPEVPEPGDVIRTRLEAEANGSATFSIGNIRNIPMQEIATGVYVGEYTVRKGDNLQNAIITATFKSRNGEVYTVETGSKISVDGGVPDPPTIISPTEGQKVTGNVVVRGTTAPNGRVLVHIEYETTVLGAVTLTGTLYEKVLTANARGEFATEAIDVTPLVRGSDTRYTIRAYSLNATNERSGPTTIHFVR; the protein is encoded by the coding sequence ATGAAAGCCAAAACCTTTCTGATTCTATCGTCGCTTTGTTTTGTTTCTTCTCTTTTCTCACAAACTATTCGCGTTGAGATTAATGGGAATCAAGTGCATTTAGATGTTGCCCCTAAAATGGTTCAAAGTCGTGTATTGGTCCCTTTACGCGGAATCTTCGAACATCTTGGTGCAGCCGTAGAATGGCAGCCTTCTGCTCGAATGATTTATGCGAGAAAGGGTGCCAGGACTATCGAAATGCGAATTGGTTCTTCGACAGCAAAAGTAAACGGTTCGGAAATCATGCTGGATGTTCCCGCACGTATCTATGCAAGCACAACGTTTATCCCATTGCGGTTTGTGAGCGAAGCATTAGGTGCTGAAGTCCGGTGGGATGATTATCGTCGAATAGTCGAAATCACGACTGCGGGTCCTATCGAAGAAGATGTAAGCGAACGCATAGAAGGTACAGGAACGATAGCGTATATAAATCACAACGCCAGTGGAGTGATTTCGGCAGGAAACACGATTACAGTAACCATGGAAGGAACACCCGGGGGACGGGCATACTTCCGTATTCCTGGTGTAGTCAATGAAGTCCCGATGAAAGAAATTTCTCCAGGAAAGTACGAAGGGACCTGGACCGTTTCGCGCGACAAGGAATTCGCGATTAGCGGAGCAAGCGTTATCGGAATTTTACGCATCGGAAATCGTGAAGTTCTTATGCAAGCGGAAGAGAAAATCACCTTAGACACTACAGCACCGAAGATTCTTGCAGTTACCCCCGTTGCGAATAGTAGAGTGGATGCTCGCAACTTAAGTATTACAGCAGTATTCGACGATGCGACTGGAAGCGGTATAGAACCGGAATCCGTCAAAGTTCTATTCGACGGAACAGATGTTACTTCTAAAGCGACCATTTCCTCGAATCTCGTATATTTCAAGCCGACTGCAGTCGCAGCAGGAAGACATAATGTGACAATAACTGTTCGTGATCGCGCTCGTAATCCGCTAATGCATTCGTGGAGTTTCGAAGTGAGCGATGTCGCGAAAGCGATTAAATCGTTCACGCATGAAGCACCTGAGGTGCCTGAGCCTGGCGATGTGATTCGAACGAGATTGGAAGCTGAAGCGAATGGCAGCGCAACTTTCTCTATCGGAAACATACGCAATATTCCGATGCAAGAGATTGCGACAGGGGTGTATGTCGGCGAATATACGGTAAGGAAAGGTGATAATTTGCAAAACGCGATTATCACGGCAACATTTAAATCGCGAAACGGTGAGGTTTATACAGTAGAAACAGGCTCGAAAATATCTGTCGATGGAGGAGTTCCTGATCCCCCTACGATCATTTCGCCCACCGAAGGGCAGAAAGTGACGGGGAATGTCGTCGTAAGAGGAACAACAGCCCCTAATGGACGCGTTCTCGTGCACATAGAATACGAGACGACAGTTCTCGGGGCGGTAACGCTTACAGGCACTCTATATGAAAAAGTTCTTACTGCAAATGCACGTGGTGAGTTCGCGACGGAAGCCATAGATGTAACCCCATTGGTGCGCGGAAGTGATACGAGATATACGATTAGAGCGTATTCGCTAAACGCGACTAACGAACGCTCCGGACCGACAACTATTCACTTCGTACGATAG
- the pstB gene encoding phosphate ABC transporter ATP-binding protein PstB, producing MQTKVVTEVSSQSLPGEQEQIRIRNLSVFYGDFQALKSVTLDIPRNKITALIGPSGCGKTTFLRCLNRMNDLIDDVRIEGIVELDGVNIYGENVDVVQLRKKVGMVFQKPNPFPMSIYDNVAYGPRIHGVRNREELDNIVEMSLQRAALWDEVADKLDQSGLQLSGGQQQRLCIARVLAVDPEVILMDEPCSALDPIATGRIEDLMLELKEQYTVVIVTHNMQQAQRASDYSGFFLMGELIEFQETTNLFMVPKRRETEDYISGRFG from the coding sequence GTGCAGACAAAGGTCGTGACGGAAGTGTCATCTCAAAGTCTTCCGGGAGAGCAGGAACAAATTCGAATCAGAAATTTGAGCGTCTTCTACGGGGATTTTCAAGCGCTAAAGTCAGTTACCTTAGATATTCCCCGAAATAAGATAACCGCTCTTATAGGTCCTTCGGGTTGCGGGAAAACCACATTTTTGCGATGCCTCAATCGCATGAATGATTTGATAGACGACGTTCGCATAGAAGGAATAGTCGAACTCGATGGAGTTAATATTTATGGTGAAAATGTGGATGTCGTTCAGCTTCGCAAAAAGGTAGGGATGGTTTTCCAAAAACCTAACCCGTTTCCGATGAGCATTTACGACAACGTCGCTTACGGACCGAGAATTCACGGAGTCAGAAATCGTGAAGAGTTAGACAATATTGTAGAGATGTCTCTACAACGCGCAGCATTATGGGATGAAGTTGCCGACAAACTCGATCAAAGCGGATTGCAACTTTCGGGGGGGCAGCAGCAGAGGCTTTGCATTGCGCGGGTTTTGGCAGTCGACCCGGAGGTGATTTTGATGGATGAGCCGTGTTCTGCCCTCGACCCGATTGCTACAGGAAGAATCGAGGATTTGATGTTGGAATTGAAAGAGCAATACACGGTCGTTATCGTCACTCATAATATGCAACAAGCGCAACGAGCGAGCGACTACTCTGGTTTCTTTCTTATGGGGGAACTCATCGAATTCCAGGAAACGACAAACCTCTTCATGGTGCCGAAGCGGCGCGAGACAGAGGACTACATCTCGGGTCGTTTCGGATAG
- a CDS encoding copper amine oxidase N-terminal domain-containing protein produces MKAKIIVTLLGFCWTVSSFAQAIGVEIDGNPIQLTVAPRIVDNRVLVPFREIFEHLGAFVEWRPSTRTIYARKGDNNLELRVGSMTAKVNGSDVSLDVPAQIFGGYTYIPLRFVSESLGYDVNWKSYTRTVEILTLAHR; encoded by the coding sequence ATGAAAGCCAAAATTATCGTTACTCTGTTAGGTTTTTGCTGGACGGTTTCTTCCTTCGCTCAGGCGATTGGCGTCGAGATCGACGGCAACCCAATACAATTGACCGTTGCTCCAAGAATAGTTGATAACCGCGTTCTTGTTCCTTTTCGAGAAATTTTCGAGCACCTGGGAGCATTCGTAGAATGGCGACCTTCTACTCGAACGATTTATGCACGAAAAGGTGATAACAACCTCGAACTTAGGGTCGGATCAATGACTGCGAAAGTGAACGGTTCAGATGTGTCGTTGGATGTTCCAGCACAAATTTTCGGCGGATACACTTACATTCCACTACGTTTCGTTAGCGAATCTTTAGGCTATGACGTAAATTGGAAGAGTTACACAAGAACGGTGGAGATTTTAACACTTGCTCATCGGTAA